One Streptomyces sp. NBC_00554 DNA segment encodes these proteins:
- a CDS encoding DUF397 domain-containing protein, protein MAESTIEQHPLAGWDKPELDLSAAEWHSSSRGRGDVQIAFVEGFIAMRNSGRPESPSLIFTPAEWGAFVSGAREGEFDLT, encoded by the coding sequence GTGGCCGAAAGCACCATTGAGCAGCACCCGCTCGCGGGCTGGGACAAGCCGGAGCTGGACCTCAGTGCAGCAGAGTGGCATTCCAGCAGCCGAGGACGGGGAGACGTCCAGATCGCCTTTGTCGAGGGCTTCATCGCGATGCGCAACAGTGGCCGGCCCGAGAGCCCTTCCCTGATCTTCACCCCGGCGGAATGGGGCGCGTTCGTGTCGGGGGCGCGGGAGGGCGAGTTCGACCTGACCTGA
- a CDS encoding alpha/beta fold hydrolase: MATFVLIHGSWGGGWVWDRMRPVLEEAGHRVLTPTLTGFAEKHDLSRPDVGLSANVQEVADLLAIEGVDDAILVGHSYGGMVITGVAALAPDRISQIVYVDAFAPTTGESAFTVLPWLEDAFTAPEGGPDWEVAPLDPRALGADEDGATWLENGLTPMPRLTHAEPLGPGSEEVLDGKQVTYIHCAAQEFFNDTAAAVAKRGFRLVTLTEVTHVEVLVQPQVLARELLALL; this comes from the coding sequence ATGGCGACATTCGTACTGATTCATGGTTCCTGGGGTGGGGGATGGGTCTGGGACCGCATGCGGCCCGTTCTGGAAGAGGCGGGTCACCGTGTACTGACTCCCACGCTCACCGGGTTCGCCGAGAAACACGATCTGTCCCGGCCGGATGTGGGGCTCTCCGCCAATGTCCAGGAGGTCGCCGACCTGCTCGCCATCGAGGGGGTCGACGACGCGATCCTCGTGGGCCACAGCTACGGCGGCATGGTCATCACCGGGGTGGCGGCCCTCGCCCCGGATCGCATCAGTCAGATCGTGTACGTGGACGCCTTCGCCCCCACCACCGGTGAGTCGGCCTTCACGGTGCTTCCTTGGCTGGAGGACGCGTTCACGGCCCCCGAGGGAGGCCCGGACTGGGAGGTCGCCCCGCTGGACCCGCGCGCGCTCGGCGCAGACGAGGACGGCGCCACGTGGCTGGAGAACGGCCTGACCCCCATGCCTCGCCTCACCCATGCCGAACCGCTGGGACCCGGCAGCGAGGAAGTCCTCGATGGCAAGCAGGTGACCTACATTCACTGCGCGGCCCAGGAGTTCTTCAACGACACCGCTGCGGCAGTGGCCAAGCGCGGGTTCCGCCTTGTCACCCTTACTGAGGTCACTCACGTCGAGGTACTGGTGCAGCCGCAGGTCCTGGCCCGCGAACTGCTCGCGCTTCTCTGA
- a CDS encoding cupin domain-containing protein, whose amino-acid sequence MADDNELDAWVGHRLKDLRSERGITLVTLSEQTGISVTHLSRLEKGHRQPSIGSLLQIARVYGISVSELIQEQELEDYHLVRADDAVEHPGQDGHYTVLSGPGSTIAVIRVEVEPGKSTKDAKHAGEEWLHILSGDVDFRLDGKDIALSAGDSLHFDSSKVHRLTNKGEKPATVLVASTAATMPMHHPVPSPKPRR is encoded by the coding sequence ATGGCGGACGACAACGAGCTGGACGCTTGGGTAGGTCATCGACTGAAAGACCTGCGCAGTGAACGCGGCATCACACTGGTGACCTTGTCCGAGCAGACCGGCATCTCCGTCACACACCTCTCCCGCCTGGAGAAGGGGCACCGGCAGCCGTCCATCGGCAGCCTCCTCCAGATCGCCCGGGTGTACGGGATCTCGGTGAGCGAGCTGATCCAGGAGCAGGAGCTGGAGGACTACCACCTCGTACGAGCCGACGATGCGGTCGAGCACCCCGGGCAGGACGGGCACTACACCGTCCTGAGCGGCCCGGGATCGACGATCGCGGTCATCCGTGTCGAGGTGGAGCCCGGAAAGTCGACCAAGGACGCCAAGCACGCGGGCGAAGAGTGGCTGCACATCCTGTCGGGCGACGTCGATTTCCGCCTGGACGGCAAGGACATCGCCCTGAGCGCCGGCGATTCCCTTCACTTCGACTCGTCGAAGGTTCACCGCTTGACCAACAAGGGCGAGAAACCGGCCACCGTGCTGGTCGCGTCGACCGCCGCGACGATGCCGATGCATCACCCGGTTCCGTCACCGAAACCCCGGCGCTGA
- a CDS encoding TetR/AcrR family transcriptional regulator C-terminal domain-containing protein, with product MTNRQQSDRLDPATVIRAGLDLLDEKGLDAVSTRAVADRLGVRINTVQWHVKTKARMLELMADAVLGEIPLTGLPAAPHERARELTRRYRRALLSHRDGAALVVGTYAAEPNTLRFAETLVEALLKSGLGDREAAWTAWAVTYFTLGLTQEEQAVDQRPLGDILASAISGTTYPSLHRVAGHLAPTSFDERFEFGVAAILAGT from the coding sequence GTGACCAATAGGCAACAGAGCGACCGGCTGGATCCGGCCACGGTGATCCGCGCAGGACTGGACCTCCTGGACGAAAAGGGCCTGGACGCGGTGTCCACGAGAGCGGTCGCCGACCGTCTCGGCGTGCGGATCAACACCGTGCAGTGGCATGTGAAGACCAAGGCCCGAATGCTGGAGCTCATGGCGGACGCCGTACTCGGCGAGATCCCGCTGACCGGCCTGCCGGCCGCCCCCCACGAACGCGCCCGCGAGCTGACCCGGCGCTACCGCCGCGCCCTGCTGTCCCATCGCGACGGCGCCGCACTGGTGGTGGGTACCTACGCCGCCGAGCCGAACACCCTGCGCTTCGCGGAGACCCTGGTGGAAGCGCTGCTGAAGTCCGGCCTTGGCGACCGCGAGGCCGCGTGGACCGCGTGGGCGGTCACCTACTTCACCCTGGGCCTCACCCAGGAGGAGCAGGCGGTCGACCAGCGCCCACTGGGCGACATCCTGGCGAGCGCGATCTCCGGGACGACCTATCCCTCCCTCCACCGCGTGGCCGGACATCTCGCACCGACGTCCTTCGACGAGCGGTTCGAATTCGGGGTGGCTGCGATCCTCGCCGGGACGTAA
- a CDS encoding FAD-dependent monooxygenase, whose amino-acid sequence METQQVVIAGGGPVGLWLAAELRLNNISVTVLEERTEIDQRSKALTVHPRGVEVLASRGIHQRFLDESLKISTGHFANLANRLDFSVLDTPFPYTLFIPQARTEALFEEYALGLGATIRRGHRVTGFTEHADSVTVQVEGPEGPYEIQAEYIAGCDGTRSTVREAAGIDFPGTPSTYLGWLGDVLFDNPPPPGFNSFDERGGLMIIPLPDNRWRIAGTSPDSATTEWPGDLTLDELRQKVINIAGDDFGMRDPSWLSRFGNATRLATHYRRGRVVLAGDAAHQHYPTGGVGMNVGFQDAFNLGWKLAATIDGWASDGLLDSYHSDRYPVGEQLMEHSRAQTYLFHAFSPEGLALRDLLSRMVPESREFSDFLAGRLTALDVAYPSTDPTAHPVTGTRAPDLALTGTESTLFGALRADSYVLLDLTADGALADLVQERVTVQGGAPDRTRDAWEGVRAALIRPDGHVVWAWTEEDDTKLAAQVDAVVTTALGR is encoded by the coding sequence ATGGAAACTCAGCAGGTCGTCATCGCCGGAGGCGGCCCCGTCGGGCTCTGGCTCGCCGCCGAACTGCGGCTGAACAACATCTCCGTGACCGTTCTGGAAGAACGCACCGAGATCGACCAGCGCTCCAAGGCGCTCACCGTGCACCCGCGCGGCGTCGAAGTACTGGCCTCACGCGGGATCCACCAGCGGTTCCTCGACGAGAGCCTGAAGATCTCCACCGGCCATTTCGCCAACCTCGCGAACCGGCTCGACTTCTCCGTCCTGGACACGCCGTTCCCCTACACCCTCTTCATCCCCCAGGCTCGCACCGAGGCGCTCTTCGAGGAGTACGCCCTCGGGCTCGGCGCCACCATCCGGCGCGGGCATCGCGTCACCGGCTTCACCGAGCACGCGGACTCGGTGACCGTCCAGGTGGAGGGGCCGGAGGGGCCGTACGAGATCCAGGCCGAGTACATCGCCGGCTGCGACGGCACCAGGAGCACCGTGCGTGAGGCCGCCGGCATCGACTTCCCCGGCACGCCCTCCACCTACCTCGGCTGGCTCGGCGATGTCCTCTTCGACAACCCGCCCCCGCCCGGCTTCAACAGCTTCGACGAGCGCGGCGGGTTGATGATCATTCCGCTGCCCGACAACCGCTGGCGCATCGCCGGCACCAGCCCCGACAGCGCGACCACCGAGTGGCCCGGCGACCTCACGCTGGACGAACTGCGGCAGAAGGTCATCAACATCGCCGGTGACGACTTCGGCATGCGCGACCCGTCCTGGCTCTCCCGCTTCGGCAACGCCACCCGGCTTGCCACCCACTACCGGCGCGGACGCGTCGTGCTCGCGGGCGACGCCGCCCACCAGCACTACCCCACCGGCGGCGTCGGCATGAACGTCGGCTTCCAGGACGCCTTCAACCTCGGCTGGAAGCTGGCCGCGACGATCGACGGGTGGGCCTCGGACGGGCTCCTTGACAGCTACCACAGCGACCGGTACCCGGTCGGCGAGCAGTTGATGGAGCACAGCCGCGCGCAGACATACCTGTTCCACGCCTTCTCGCCCGAGGGGCTCGCCCTGCGCGACCTGCTCAGCCGGATGGTCCCCGAGTCACGGGAGTTCAGCGACTTTCTGGCCGGCCGGCTCACCGCGCTCGACGTCGCCTACCCGAGCACCGACCCGACGGCCCACCCGGTGACCGGCACCCGCGCCCCCGACCTCGCCCTCACCGGCACGGAGAGCACCTTGTTCGGCGCGCTGCGGGCGGACTCGTACGTCCTGCTCGATCTCACTGCCGACGGCGCGCTCGCCGACCTCGTCCAGGAGCGGGTCACCGTGCAGGGCGGGGCGCCCGACCGGACGCGGGACGCCTGGGAGGGCGTACGCGCCGCCCTGATCCGGCCCGACGGACACGTCGTGTGGGCCTGGACGGAGGAGGACGACACCAAGCTGGCGGCGCAGGTGGACGCGGTCGTCACCACGGCCCTCGGCCGCTAG
- a CDS encoding SDR family NAD(P)-dependent oxidoreductase: protein MDLELKDRVYVVTGGTRGLGYAVARELVADGAKVVVTGRDEKRAAEAAAELGPNAAGVALDNSDPQAPQQLIAAARELFGGFDGILVSVGGPPAGNVADNTDEQWQAAFESVFLGAVRLGRAAAAELGDGGSIGFVLSITAHEPAPGMVISNGLRPGLAGFAKSLADELGPRGIRVFGLLPGRIGTDRMRELDGLAPDPDSQRAANESAIPLRRYGVPEEFGRAGAFMLSPAASYVTGVMLSVDGGARRGF, encoded by the coding sequence ATGGATCTCGAGCTGAAGGACAGGGTGTACGTCGTCACCGGTGGGACGCGCGGGCTGGGTTACGCCGTCGCGCGCGAACTGGTCGCCGACGGGGCCAAGGTGGTCGTCACCGGCCGCGACGAGAAGCGCGCCGCCGAGGCAGCGGCCGAGCTGGGGCCGAACGCGGCCGGAGTCGCCTTGGACAACTCCGACCCGCAGGCGCCGCAGCAACTGATCGCCGCCGCACGGGAGTTGTTCGGCGGCTTCGACGGCATCCTCGTCAGCGTCGGCGGACCGCCCGCGGGCAACGTGGCGGACAACACCGACGAGCAGTGGCAGGCGGCGTTCGAGTCGGTGTTCCTGGGCGCGGTACGGCTCGGCCGGGCGGCCGCCGCGGAACTGGGGGACGGGGGTTCCATCGGGTTCGTACTGTCCATCACGGCGCACGAACCGGCGCCCGGGATGGTCATCTCCAACGGACTGCGGCCCGGACTCGCCGGGTTCGCCAAGTCCCTCGCGGACGAGCTGGGCCCGCGCGGCATCCGCGTCTTCGGGCTGCTGCCGGGGCGGATCGGTACGGATCGCATGCGCGAGCTGGACGGCCTGGCCCCCGATCCCGATTCCCAGCGAGCCGCCAACGAGTCCGCGATCCCGCTCCGCCGGTACGGAGTTCCGGAGGAGTTCGGGCGCGCGGGTGCGTTCATGCTGTCGCCGGCGGCTTCCTATGTGACCGGGGTGATGCTGTCGGTCGACGGCGGGGCCCGGCGCGGTTTCTGA
- a CDS encoding alpha/beta hydrolase, whose amino-acid sequence MPLLPGVQRLIDMASDGPSLSDIPIQQARLQLDTLAASFGTGDRVGSTSDIDIPTPSGTVRARVYHPEESSGLPPLLYFHGGGWSVGGLSTSDALCRKLTARSGGVVVNLDYRLAPENPYPAAVEDALAAAAWLSRNAADLNAGGPGILVGGDSAGGNLAAVVAQASRSTDEFTVRAQLLICAAVNLGHRRGSYVEFAKGYFVSTSEFEHWISLYAPDQDLSDPRLSPAAATELAGTPAALVVTAEYDPLRDAGEEYARALRAAGVDVSLFRVDGQVHDFPVLGNLIPEGDTAVDAIVDRWRALLAGGPEVNSA is encoded by the coding sequence ATGCCGCTTCTCCCTGGCGTGCAGCGCCTCATCGACATGGCCTCGGACGGTCCGTCGTTGTCGGACATTCCCATTCAGCAGGCCCGGCTTCAACTCGACACGTTGGCGGCGAGTTTCGGCACGGGTGACCGAGTCGGCTCCACCTCAGACATCGACATCCCGACACCGTCGGGAACCGTCCGCGCGAGGGTCTATCACCCGGAAGAGAGCTCTGGCCTGCCGCCACTGCTGTACTTCCACGGCGGCGGATGGTCGGTCGGTGGGCTCAGCACCTCCGACGCCCTGTGCCGCAAACTCACCGCACGCAGCGGGGGCGTGGTGGTGAACCTCGACTACCGGCTGGCACCCGAGAACCCGTACCCCGCCGCCGTCGAGGACGCGCTCGCCGCAGCGGCTTGGCTCAGCCGGAACGCCGCCGACCTTAATGCCGGCGGACCAGGGATCCTCGTCGGTGGTGACAGCGCCGGGGGCAATCTCGCCGCGGTCGTCGCGCAGGCCTCGCGGTCCACGGACGAGTTCACGGTACGTGCTCAACTGCTCATCTGCGCGGCGGTGAACCTCGGCCATCGCCGTGGCTCCTACGTCGAGTTCGCCAAGGGCTACTTCGTGTCGACGAGCGAGTTCGAGCACTGGATCAGCCTCTACGCCCCTGACCAGGATCTGTCGGACCCTCGGCTGTCTCCGGCCGCCGCCACCGAACTCGCGGGCACACCTGCCGCCTTGGTGGTCACCGCCGAGTACGACCCGCTCCGTGACGCCGGGGAGGAGTACGCCCGCGCTCTCCGAGCCGCCGGGGTCGACGTGTCCCTGTTCCGCGTCGACGGGCAGGTCCACGACTTCCCCGTGCTGGGCAATCTCATTCCAGAGGGGGACACGGCGGTCGACGCCATCGTCGATCGGTGGCGCGCGCTGCTCGCAGGCGGGCCTGAGGTGAACTCCGCCTGA
- a CDS encoding RidA family protein gives MNPDTVAPPIQGLYTHAAIGTGSRFIAIAGQIALDSDGELVGPGDHEAQAEQAFRNFKAALEVAGATPDDLIKNTIHVVGHRPELIGPIFAAGQRAFDGKWPVSASTFLGVQTLGLPEWLIEVDGFAVLR, from the coding sequence GTGAACCCGGACACCGTCGCGCCCCCGATCCAGGGCCTCTACACCCACGCGGCGATCGGCACGGGCAGCCGCTTCATCGCGATCGCCGGGCAGATCGCGCTCGACTCCGACGGCGAGCTCGTCGGACCTGGAGACCATGAAGCGCAGGCCGAACAGGCCTTTCGTAACTTCAAGGCCGCGCTGGAAGTCGCCGGCGCCACCCCGGACGATCTGATCAAGAACACGATTCACGTCGTCGGTCACAGACCTGAGTTGATCGGCCCCATCTTCGCTGCGGGGCAGCGTGCTTTTGACGGCAAATGGCCGGTATCGGCGAGCACTTTCCTCGGTGTGCAGACGCTCGGCCTCCCCGAGTGGCTCATCGAGGTCGACGGGTTCGCGGTTCTGCGGTGA
- a CDS encoding class II aldolase/adducin family protein — MSVSTESAGAEDLDGIGELDIPQLSDVKGSVESERRHRKEQLAIAFRIFARYGFDEGIAGHITARDPEFPDRFWVNPYAVHFSKIRVSDLLLIDEEGQVIEGDRRTNKAAFWIHSSIHHARPDVVAVAHAHTIHGRAFASLDKLLDPIVQESCAFAGDHVLFDEYKGLVLEKAEGERIADRLGDSRAAILRHHGLLTVGRSVEEAAWWFITMDRACQMQLLADAAGKPRIMSDEEVTLAHRQFSNANMARHNFNLLAGLVVDEEPDVLR, encoded by the coding sequence ATGTCCGTGTCGACTGAGAGCGCCGGCGCAGAGGATCTGGACGGCATCGGCGAGCTCGACATACCCCAGCTGTCGGACGTGAAGGGTTCGGTCGAGTCCGAACGCCGGCACCGCAAGGAACAGCTCGCGATCGCCTTCCGGATCTTCGCGCGTTACGGCTTCGACGAAGGCATCGCAGGGCACATCACGGCACGCGACCCGGAGTTCCCCGACCGGTTCTGGGTCAACCCGTACGCCGTGCACTTCTCGAAGATCCGGGTGAGCGATCTACTGCTCATCGACGAGGAGGGGCAGGTGATCGAGGGCGATCGCCGCACCAACAAGGCCGCCTTCTGGATCCACTCCTCGATTCACCACGCGCGCCCCGACGTGGTCGCCGTCGCCCATGCTCATACGATCCACGGCCGGGCGTTCGCCTCGCTGGACAAGCTTCTCGACCCCATCGTCCAGGAATCGTGCGCCTTCGCCGGGGACCATGTGCTCTTCGACGAGTACAAGGGCCTCGTGCTGGAGAAGGCGGAGGGCGAGCGCATCGCCGACCGGCTGGGAGACAGCAGGGCGGCGATCCTGCGCCATCACGGGTTGCTCACCGTGGGCCGGTCCGTCGAGGAAGCGGCCTGGTGGTTCATCACGATGGACCGGGCCTGCCAGATGCAACTGCTGGCCGACGCGGCGGGCAAGCCGCGGATCATGAGCGACGAGGAAGTGACTCTGGCTCACCGGCAGTTCAGTAACGCCAACATGGCCCGGCACAACTTCAACCTCCTCGCCGGACTCGTGGTGGACGAGGAGCCCGACGTCCTGCGGTGA
- a CDS encoding Lrp/AsnC family transcriptional regulator translates to MPDTEHVDSVDSTIIDLLVQDGRRTVTEIAEQVSLSPSAVKRRIDRLERVGVIAGYTVVLDHGKLGSSFEAFVELRFSGDVKVEMITMAATSVTEVLEVFTVAGDPDALVRVRVSGVQHLRDVIDRLRRSGPVIGTKTLMVLGAWRRDGRA, encoded by the coding sequence ATGCCGGATACAGAGCACGTCGACAGCGTCGACAGCACGATCATCGACCTGCTGGTGCAGGACGGCCGCCGGACGGTCACGGAGATCGCGGAGCAGGTCAGCCTGTCTCCCTCCGCCGTGAAGCGGCGCATCGACCGCCTCGAACGGGTCGGGGTGATCGCGGGCTACACGGTCGTGCTGGATCACGGCAAGCTCGGCTCCAGCTTCGAGGCCTTCGTCGAGCTGAGGTTCTCGGGGGACGTGAAGGTCGAGATGATCACCATGGCGGCCACCAGCGTCACGGAGGTCCTGGAGGTCTTCACGGTGGCCGGGGATCCCGACGCACTGGTCCGGGTCCGCGTGTCCGGCGTCCAGCATCTCCGGGATGTCATCGACCGGCTGCGCCGCTCGGGGCCGGTGATCGGGACGAAGACCTTGATGGTGCTGGGTGCGTGGCGGCGGGACGGCCGAGCCTGA
- a CDS encoding acyl-CoA dehydrogenase family protein, which yields MKVERELPSREAYDLLELVTDVADKELGPRAAEFEERGEFPREVFGLLGEVGLLTLPFSEDVGGGGQPYTVYLQVLEEIAARWAAVAVGMSVHTLSCHPVTTFGTEAQQAELLPRMLSGEALGAYSLSEAHAGSDPRALRASAAPAPHGWTARGTKAWVTHGGQADFYTVFLRTSPDASGGISCFHVDADTAGLVAGTPERKMGLRSSTTAEMHFEDAVIPEDRVVGAPGQGLQIALSALDAGRLGIAAVAVGIAQAALDYAVGYARERQTFGRPVIEHQGVGFLLADMAARTEAARATYLVAARRKDNGQPYTRQASVAKLIATDTAMAVTTDAVQVLGGAGYVLDHPVERFMREAKITQIFEGTNQIQRLVISRQLADPAR from the coding sequence GTGAAAGTGGAACGCGAACTGCCATCCCGCGAGGCCTATGACCTGCTGGAACTGGTCACGGACGTCGCGGACAAGGAACTGGGGCCACGGGCCGCCGAGTTCGAGGAAAGGGGCGAGTTCCCCCGCGAGGTCTTCGGCCTCCTGGGCGAGGTCGGGCTGCTGACTCTGCCGTTCAGCGAGGACGTCGGCGGCGGGGGACAGCCCTACACGGTCTATCTGCAGGTGTTGGAAGAGATTGCCGCACGTTGGGCCGCGGTGGCCGTCGGCATGAGCGTGCACACGCTGTCCTGCCACCCGGTGACCACGTTCGGCACCGAGGCGCAGCAGGCCGAACTCCTGCCGCGGATGCTGAGCGGCGAGGCTCTGGGCGCGTACTCCCTGTCCGAAGCCCACGCGGGTTCCGATCCCAGGGCGCTGCGCGCGTCCGCCGCACCAGCGCCGCACGGTTGGACGGCACGGGGCACCAAGGCCTGGGTCACACACGGTGGTCAGGCCGACTTCTACACCGTGTTCCTGCGGACCTCCCCTGACGCGAGCGGGGGCATCTCCTGCTTCCACGTCGACGCCGACACGGCAGGGCTTGTCGCGGGAACACCGGAACGCAAGATGGGTCTGCGCAGCTCGACCACCGCCGAGATGCATTTCGAGGACGCGGTCATCCCCGAGGACAGAGTCGTGGGCGCTCCCGGCCAGGGACTGCAGATCGCCCTGTCGGCGCTCGACGCGGGCCGGCTCGGGATCGCCGCGGTCGCCGTCGGCATTGCACAGGCCGCTCTGGACTACGCGGTCGGCTATGCCCGGGAGCGGCAGACGTTCGGGCGGCCGGTCATCGAGCACCAGGGCGTCGGATTCCTGCTGGCCGACATGGCAGCCAGGACCGAAGCCGCCCGAGCGACCTACCTGGTCGCCGCACGCCGCAAGGACAACGGCCAGCCGTACACACGGCAGGCCAGTGTGGCCAAGCTGATCGCGACCGATACGGCGATGGCGGTCACGACCGATGCGGTGCAGGTGCTGGGCGGCGCGGGATACGTGCTCGACCACCCGGTCGAACGGTTCATGCGGGAAGCGAAGATCACGCAGATCTTCGAGGGCACCAACCAGATCCAGCGCCTGGTGATCAGTCGTCAACTCGCGGATCCCGCACGCTGA